Genomic DNA from Cloeon dipterum chromosome 3, ieCloDipt1.1, whole genome shotgun sequence:
GACTAAAATACAGtagaaagaaagcaaaaaactTCTAGtggtattttttaagaagTTCTATTCCTCGAAAACAGTTAAAATGCTTCCATATACGATACAATAAGGTCAAATGCAAGCATCAAAGAGGGCAACTCTTCtgataaataacaaattaacatATTCAGGTATCTCTGTTCAGTCTTAAGTTTAGTTTATTCTAACAAATATTATGGTTTATGATGAATTTCTCGATTTCAGGGCGGTTATATGTAACAAAACACGCAAAACGTTTCGCTCAAAACCAATTATATGTATACactgttgtttatttttgtactgctattgctttttttgtaatatgaCTAAGTTTGTAAATACAACTTTGAgaagctttaattaattatacctttattgtcttttgggTTAATTTCTgtaatattgtaaaataaaaataaatacaaatagaTTGCGCAGGCATACAAATAATCTCAATCAAAACTTTGCAGAACATACACCTTGAGGAGAGATGGAAACTTATggtattaaaattctttatagCGTCTGAAACTTCAATCGGGGTTGGGAGATATTAGCGAtacgataaatttaaaatgttttcccatttctaattgaaatgtgagcatatttaaatttttatctgacaaataattaatttaacttaatagCAAAAAAGTTTCAGTAACagcttttctgattttaatttattaaagtgtCCGGAATTCCTGTTAGTAGTATTAGAAATAGTTTAGGTAGGGAAAACAGTACATTCAATtagttttttcttcttaaGAGTCAAAACTATTTTAGTTTCACctgcctttttttaatttttactcataaataacataaataaCACATATTTTGggatttagaattaaataagtGCTGTTTAGAAATTATATAGATGATGCTTTTAGCTCCTTTTGCAGAGAAATTAAAAGGcgcgaaataatttattacaaataaacCGTGTTTGCAGTTTTCTGCTAGCATTTGTTTGCCCATTCTTACCGtgtcttaattttatgtattttaattttgtaactatgacagtaggaataaacaaataaaaaattgcatggtTGCCCATAAGcctaaagttttaaaaaattggacgGTGTTATATAATAGCATTAGTccgttttaaatgaaaattagttaaatactaataattaaaactcaaatagcacattttcaacaaaatgcGCTGTATTTTTTGTATCTATGATATTCCAGCGGGCGTTAAATATCCAactttattcataaaattggcaataattttctgagaaaTCCTTTGCACAACCTTTCTTCTGCAAATCAGAAAGTGTCCCAAGTTAGCCAAAATCTAGCTTATTTGCAATACAACGAtacataaatcaatttaagccGTTTGCCGCATGCCTTTACTCTTTTACTTAAACACATCATCTTAGAACTAatgtaatataaatatttagatacaacaaaaatttacacataAATCTTTCTTCTTGCCGAGCCTATTAGAAACTTGTTTCATTGTTAATCCCGCACAAGAGAAGGTGGAATGCAATCGGACCAGAAGTGTGCCGCCAGTATCTTGCAAACACACATTCGGAAGTGTTCCGCCACCGCACCAGCCCCACCCTGCGTTCACTGGAATACGTAACTGACTTACTATAAAAGTGGCTGATCGCCAGCAGGAAAATATCAGTCATTCAACAGGACTAGTACAACAATCATGGTCTCCGTCAAGGTACTTTAatacctgatttttttaaacaaaagttcatttttaaacattgttttttccttaataGCTCATTGTCGCCCTGTGCGCTTTCGCCGCCGTCGCCCAGGCTGGATATGTTGCCCATGCCCCCGCTGACTACCACGTAAGTTCAAGCAACCGAAACCAAATtccttatatttttaaatttaatcaacagCACGTTCCCAACTACTCTTTCGAGTACGGAGTTGCCGATGCCCACACCGGCGACAAGAAGAGCCAGTCCGAAACCCGTCACGGAGATGTGGTCAAGGGACACTACAGCCTGGTGGAGCCCGACGGCACCACCCGCACCGTCCACTACACCGCTGATGCCCACAACGGTTTCAACGCCCATGTGACCAAGTCCGGACACGCCGTCcacgccgccgcccccgcctaccACGCCGCTGCTCCCGCGTACTACGCCGCCCCCATTGCTCACGGATACGCTCACGCCGCTCCCGTCGTCGCTCACCCCCACGGTGCTCCCCTGGCCTTCGCCACCCCTCTGGGATACGGACACGGATTCGCCAAGATCAACCGTGGATACTAAATTTCCAAAACCATCCCTCGTGTTTTACGATCGATCTCCAGTCATGGTTCTTTGTTATGACTCATTCCAtcatttgtaaataaatatcaccattacctgaaataataaatttttctttaaaataagacattttgaaattttattgtgtgaTTGCAAAGTTTTCTAGTAAAGCTCCAAAAAATCTCATATTCTGGAGGtctgtttgcttttaaacatttatttatcataaatGGCCACTACTTCATTGGAAGCACATCTGTAAACTCTTGTTTTATCATACCCTTTTTTACAATCTCAGTTCATTATAGTTACTCTGCTCTCTTCTGGCGCATCTTTTCCCCTTTCATTTGCTTTCAGTATgctataaaattcaaaaaaccAACCACGCACAAAGCGTATAACTTGAGAGGAAACGCAAATGCCTGGAAGTCTTTAGAGAACATcgcagtttttaaataagtataaaaaaattatagaattaAGAGTAAGATTCGATAGttacttaaatttatctcattaAAGTTTTTAGCCAAATTTGAATCTTGGATAGTGACTTTCCCCATTGTACAAAACATATAAAATTCTGAAGGTCAACTGATAGGCGTACACTACTACATGTTTTAGTCCAGATGCATTACGGATATTTGCGTGCGGTTATGCTACAACAATACATGACGTCAATTTGTTGGACTGGTCGCGGGCGCATCGAATGCGACTTTTGGCCCCCTTTGTATGTGTAACAGTGCTTTTGTTTATGGAACAAACTTAATGTCGCCGAATCtgtgtatgaacgagaacTCAAGtgtattcaaacaaaaagttagccagttatttttttacagaataCTAAACTGATTGActaattagttatttttgaATGTGTGGGGCATAGTTTCTCTGCAGATGCGCAGTTaagtttcttttaaatttgagtttagtTTTGATTTGAGCTCAGAATATAGTTTTGATGTTATCTTGCTCTTGTTAGATTGTTGGCGCAAAATGCCTTAACAGAGCGATACAAGACAGAACATACAAGAATGTTCagtttattctttttttttattaattttttgtttccccGCTCTTTTAAAAGTAAGCACGGAGTTAAAATCTGTTTATTCAACCGTGACTTTAGTAAAGCGGATGGTTAATTTAAGCTCTCTCATTTGAACAGGATAAAAGTCATGgacaaatgaataaaaaaggattattattatttacgatttgcttcctatttttattgtttgatatGACAAAATAATAGTAACGCAGAGGTAACAATGAAGAAAAACGGGGAGATCACAGAGTCGGACATGTAACGCAGGCCGTTTAGTGGGCACGGCTGATCTTGGAGTATCCGTGTCCATAGCCGAGGGAAGCGGCGAAGGCCAGAGGAGAGCCATGGGCGTGAGACACCACGGGGGCACCGTATCCTCCGTAGTAGGAGGGGGCGGCGTACGAGGATGCAGCGTAGTAAGCGGGGGCGGCTTggtaggcgggggcggcgtaggAGTAGGCCTTGATGGGGGCGGCGTGGACGGCGTGTCCGGACTTGGTCACGTGGGCGTTGAAACCGTTGTGGGGGTCGGCGGTGTAGTGGACGGTGCGGGTGGTGCCGTCGGGCTCCACCAGGCTGTAGTGTCCCTTGACCACGTCTCCGTGGCGGGTCTCGGACTGGCTCTTCTTGTCGCCGGTGTGGGGATCGGCAACGCCGTACTCAAAGGAGTAGTTAGGAACGTGCTGAAATTTTGACacgttttgtttaattttaaaatgtgaaataattttctccttaCGTGATAGTCAACTGCATGTCCAAGGTATCCAGCTTCGGCGACAGAGGCGGCGGCAACGAATGCGCACAAGGCGGCGGcgatctgaaatttcagatagaTTTCCACTTTAAGTTGGATGTATTTGAACCAAAAATCACTATATtcggttttaaaaatcactgtATAATCCAAAGAGTTGCACACGGACCTGAGCGGAGAAGACCATTTTTCTTGTTGGAAGGTGGCTGTGAATTGTGGTTTGTCTGACCGAGTGATGTCTTTATATACGCGGGGCGAAACGTATTGGCAATCGGACGGAGTCGAGTGGGTGTGGGCTGTGCGGCGCGCGTTTTTAGCACGGCTCTCCTGCGCACCATGTCAAGCGTGCTCGAGCGATTTGAtacagagaaaaaattgacgaTCAATTAAAAGCCCCTCCACTCCGTCATTATTCTGCTCGATCGGCGGAAACAGACACGTATCGTTATTGTTTCCCGAAATGTTGAGAAAAAGGAGAAATTCGGCCGCGGCCCTTTTTGCCTCAGTCGAGGACGTGCGAGAGTGAATTGAGACTTTATCCGCCTGCCCAAACACAATGGACCGATTTCTTTGATTGGATAGATCGTTTCGTCGCTTTACTAGAGCTTCCTGAATACCAAGAAGAATGTGCTATCTGAAAACATAAGTTGGAAAAAGAAAGGTACatccaaatttggaaaattaaaatcaatgtaaGTGAAACCTGAGGTTAAAGCAAgccaaaagttaaaaacattttgtattgttgactagcaatttttttaatttagcaacagtttatctctaaatcaggaccgaggaacacttaaatttcagattttgccaattttgccaaatctctcgaaaatttaaattaatttttcacttgatttcgatcccacTCGTTGCGGTTTATCCATAACGGTGCTCGAATTTTGAGGTAATATTCCCTAGATTGTGAAATagatcgtgattttacagaaAGGAGACAGCagacaataatttaaaccttggaaatttttagctttttcctaatttataGATTTCTAGTAAAGGCAACAAGGTTTTTTCACAACTTTTTTGTAAAgctaaattcatttttactttcatcaTAAAGTCTCGTTAAAAATTCTGAGCAcctaaaaaagataaaaatataatttactgCCGGTGTTTCGCGACACCAGGGTGTTCTGATTTTTAGTTCTTttgccattaaatttttatagattcCTACAACCAATAAACAAATGTCTAAATCTGAAATATAAAGTATTGAGAACGAGAGTAAATATCAACGCCTCATTAGCCTTGCGCGTTGAGCACGAAATATCACGAAAATATATGTAACACAAATTCCTTCCTCTCTCTGTCAGATTCGGACACGGTTGTATAACGCCTCGTTTTTACAAACGGTGCGTACCTCGATTTCTATTCCGGTGCAGGCAGCGTGTGTGGCAAGTGGCAAGTGTCTGCGGCGCATAAGCAGCACcgcgatttaattaaatctgataCATATATAAGTCGCATAAATTGTGGCGAGCTATTGGAGCGTTACGTCTGTGGCGATCGGAACCGGCGCTCCGCATTTTACTAGTTTATTTACTCTTCCACTTTTAAAACAACGCGTTCATTATGACTGCTCGTTACGTGTAATGCCCAATAACGACCGTACGCCAGCCACGTGAGTGTTCAGACTTGGTTGCTAAACATGTGCGGAAAGCCTGCCggtttataatattattttatctctcgCACGCGCCTTTTGCATAACTCTTTGTGCACCGCTAAGCACGAggcggcaaaaaataattgaatcacTGCTTCGCCGGCTGCAACTGCAATAATTATGATCAAATGCGTTTCTTTCCACGAGtgaattgacaaaaaatagcGCCGCGACcttgcaattttaatgcactGCGGGCCAGAGAGAAACTTCGACTTATTGCGACTAGCCAGCTAAAAATGCGCTCGTTGCAGTGTATAGTAAAATTGGAATGTCCGAGCCGTCCAAGCAATCTTGTATTCGTTTTGCGGGCAATCAGGCGTTGATTTAGTTGATAGCAATAGTAATTGTTTGCTGGATTTTCGTTTATTCACATATCtattgaaactttttttataaCGTTTAATTTTACGTTCTTAAATGCTTCAAAtatgtatgattttttttttaaaaaaaaattgttcgaCCTCAGAATAGCGACAATGCTccgtgttaaaattttgttaatcattttattattccacAAATTAATAGTAATTGAAGTTTGTTGGTCGTGGCTGGTGAGATTAAAACGTTgaacaaaaggaaatttttactcGTTATTGGAAGAAATATATCTTAAATCAGATCTggatttaaattgtatattatACGTTCTAGTGTCGCGGGAATTTCTCTCAGAACGTTTTCACGCTCTAAAATGGGCCTTGTGCAAGGCAGGAATCACAATTTAACTCATTTTACACCTGTCATTTTAAATACGCGTGGTCTTCTATGCACGTACACAAAATAATCTTGCGGTCAATCAAAGgttgcttaattttaattcttttgtgAATGTGTGAGAAAAACACAATGGTCAACGCGCGGTGCTGCAATCAAACTCGCACACTTTTTGACGCCGTTTCGCACTATTGACTGATTTGATTGTGTGGGTGTCTGCAAGGAATAATCATTATTACCAGTCTTCTTTAAACAAATGTACACGTTAACTGATTTCAATCTTTTTGCTGCatttactgaaatttatattgaacGCGATTGAAGATTTATTATACTGCTGCTGGTCATATTTGATTCATGTGTGTATACATTTATAAATAACTGCTCTCACTGTCAATATTTCACGCTATAGGCGCAACGTATTCAATGCAAAATGCACGTCCGCGAGGAGGCACGCTCTGTCAAAGTGATTGAAAACGAATGCAATTTCGTTCGCGAGATCGATGCGTTTTTTCGTGACAAATCACGTTATCTAATGGCTTGTCTGCAACTACACAGCCGTTTTTTGGCCTGTCCGCACCTTTAAAACGCCGCTTTTTACTCTGATAGCCATTGTTAAACTCGCGAGAGGTTGCTTTCTACCGGCCTGCCGAGAGCAGGAGTGTGTTTCCAGTTACACAATGTTTGTTATACTTTGCTCTCCCGTGGACAGGCAGATCGTGTAAttgcgccgctgctgctgctgcacacaGGCTATCTTGTCTGCATTTTTCGCTTGCATAACCTCAACAAACCCTTATTCAATTGTTCAGCCAGATTGCGTGCGGACCTCGCCAGTTAAATCAAAAATCGATTATAGCTCTTGTGTAACTTTCATCCGCATTATTCTTCTCGTGATCCTGTTGGAAGATTGTCAATGGAATAACGCTCTTATTATGTGCATACATCTCAATTAAATGTGGTGTTCAATAAGTTGTTTGCCactaaattaatatgaaaaaatggacaattttaacaattaacaaCGTCTAATCTAGTTTTAgacgattaattattttttctgagctttaaAGCTTTATGAAGTTATCAAGTTAGCTCgaatcat
This window encodes:
- the LOC135940202 gene encoding cuticle protein 7-like, translating into MVFSAQIAAALCAFVAAASVAEAGYLGHAVDYHHVPNYSFEYGVADPHTGDKKSQSETRHGDVVKGHYSLVEPDGTTRTVHYTADPHNGFNAHVTKSGHAVHAAPIKAYSYAAPAYQAAPAYYAASSYAAPSYYGGYGAPVVSHAHGSPLAFAASLGYGHGYSKISRAH
- the LOC135940203 gene encoding cuticle protein 7-like — its product is MVSVKLIVALCAFAAVAQAGYVAHAPADYHHVPNYSFEYGVADAHTGDKKSQSETRHGDVVKGHYSLVEPDGTTRTVHYTADAHNGFNAHVTKSGHAVHAAAPAYHAAAPAYYAAPIAHGYAHAAPVVAHPHGAPLAFATPLGYGHGFAKINRGY